TGGGGCAGAGGAAGTGCATTGTGTCTACCGCCGGTCCGAGACCGAATGTCCGGCGCGGCGGGAAGAGCTGCATCACGCTCAGGAAGAAGGCATCGAATTCCATTGGCTGACCAATCCGGTCGAACTCCTCAGCGATGAGAAGAAGAATGTGCGGGCCATCCGCTGCATCAAGATGGAGCTTGGCGAACCGGATGCATCGGGCCGCAGGAGGCCGGTGCCAGTTCCGGGCAGCGAGTTCGACTTCGAGGCGGATACGGTGGTCTATGCCATCGGCACCTCACCCAACCCGATCCTTGGTCAGACATCCAACGTGCGGCTCAACAAATGGGGCTATATCGATACGGATGACACTCTGGCCACGTCGCTTGCGGGTGTCTATGCGGGTGGTGACATCGTCACCGGTGCCGCCACGGTCATTCAGGCCATGGGGGCGGGTCGCAAGGCAGCCCACAGCATCCGGAACTATCTCGGGATCAGAGATTCGCAGGCGGTCTACAGACCCGAAGCGACCGGGTTCGAGAACAGCCTCTTCGGGATCGAGCTCACCGAGCAGAATTTCAATCCAATTCGACTGAGTTAAACCAGCGCCCGGATGCCAACAGCAGGCATTCGGGGGGAAACGAACTGAGCATTTCGGGCCTCTCAGCAACGAGCGGGAATGCTCTTGAAACGGAAATGGACCAATGACTTCGGAAAGCATCCAGAGCCTCGCCTCCCTTTCAGGGACGGGCGAGTCGGAACAGCTTAACAAGAAGCGTCCTCGCGCCAAGATGGCCGAGGTTATCAACGAGCACATCGTCGAGATCGTCAGCGACTCCGGCGAAGGGGCTCAACGCTGCGGGCAGTCGCTTGCAGCCATCGCAGCCCGCTCGGGCAACGGTATCTGGACGGTGGAGATCATCCCTGCCGAAATCCAGCCGCCGCATCGCTCCATCGCAGGCGCCAGTGGCAACCGGGTGCGGATGGCCTCACACAAGGTAACCAACGTTGGCGACGAGGCTGATCTGGTGATCGCCTTCAACGAGCAGGTTTTGTTGAGCCGCGTGCGCGCTGGCGAAATCAAGCCCGGCGCCACGATCCTGATCGAGGAAATGTGGAAGCGCGATCCTGATCCCGCCATCGTCGCGACCTATGAGGCTGTGCTCGCGGAAATCAAGGATGCAGGCTATCGGGTCTATGAGATCCCGATGGAAGTGGAATGCCACAAGCTTGTGCCCGATCCCCGCAAGGGCAAGAACATGTTTGTGCTTGGCATGCTCTGCGCCATCTACAGCCTCGACGAGGAACTGGCCGAGGCGCAGGTTCGCCTGACCTTTGCCAAGAAGGACCAGAAGATCATCAACGCCAACCTCGAGCTGCTCGCTGCCGGTCGCACCTGGGCGGAAGAAAATCTCGATATCCACTATCTCATTCCCACCCCGCCGGTCGAGAAACCGCAGATTGTGACCAACGGCAACGCAGCACTTGCGCTCGGTGTTGTCGCCTCGGGCATGGAAGTCTGCGCCATGTATCCCATCACGCCGGCGACCTCGGCGTCGCACTATCTCTCGAGCATCTTTGAGAAGGTGGGCTGCGTGGTGCATCAGGCGGAGGATGAGATCTCAGCCTGCACCTTTGCTATCGGTGCGTCCTATGCGGGCAAATGTGCCGTCACCATCACGTCCGGTCCTGGCCTGTCGCTGAAGCAGGAAGCCATCGGGCTTGCGGTGATGACCGAAATCCCGCTCGTTGTCATCAACGTGCAGCGTGGCGGCCCGTCGACCGGCCTGCCTACCAAGGTGGAACAGGGCGATCTGATGTCGGCGATGTTCGGCAGCCATGGCGACGCCCCCAAAGTGGTGATGGCGGTGGACTCGATCGAGGACTGCTTCTATTCCGTCATCACGGCGCGCAAGATCGCCGAGACCTTCAACATGGTGGTGGTGATCCTGTCCGATGCGGCCTTGTCGACGGCACAGCA
The DNA window shown above is from uncultured Cohaesibacter sp. and carries:
- a CDS encoding 2-oxoacid:acceptor oxidoreductase subunit alpha, whose product is MTSESIQSLASLSGTGESEQLNKKRPRAKMAEVINEHIVEIVSDSGEGAQRCGQSLAAIAARSGNGIWTVEIIPAEIQPPHRSIAGASGNRVRMASHKVTNVGDEADLVIAFNEQVLLSRVRAGEIKPGATILIEEMWKRDPDPAIVATYEAVLAEIKDAGYRVYEIPMEVECHKLVPDPRKGKNMFVLGMLCAIYSLDEELAEAQVRLTFAKKDQKIINANLELLAAGRTWAEENLDIHYLIPTPPVEKPQIVTNGNAALALGVVASGMEVCAMYPITPATSASHYLSSIFEKVGCVVHQAEDEISACTFAIGASYAGKCAVTITSGPGLSLKQEAIGLAVMTEIPLVVINVQRGGPSTGLPTKVEQGDLMSAMFGSHGDAPKVVMAVDSIEDCFYSVITARKIAETFNMVVVILSDAALSTAQQPFDRPEFNADWLAPPVNQSAVPVDAHPYDWDERTGIATRFIPGQPNGMHCLTGLAHDRDSHVAYDPKINEEGLLNRSRKLAAFQTTLRLAPVFGDEEGDLLLIGWGSTRGAIEEAVTSLREEGHKVSALHLKYLQPMASGIDDVMRRFGEVMTIENNWNDPVSDPMVTPDNRRYSHLAMLLRSRWLVDVDCWGNARGQPLKPAAIKQAALAKLGKA